One segment of Ziziphus jujuba cultivar Dongzao chromosome 12, ASM3175591v1 DNA contains the following:
- the LOC132800124 gene encoding putative disease resistance RPP13-like protein 1 has protein sequence MEEILGRFKVFEKSINILGLINKSVDEKPSPRQPTTSLIEESEVFGRDGDKEAIVNLLLADDHEGRNKVSVIPIIGMGGIGKTTLAQLAYNDHAVEKHFNLKSWVCVSEEFDIIKVTKTVLCAVTKSNSHSYDDTNLDLLQNKLKEELTRKKFLIVLDDVWNEDYNDWQKMRTPFQFGAHGSKIIVTARNKEVADIMGTTPTHFQLEQLKEEDCWQIFQKHAFDKIRDSSVSQVLEKIGRGIVKKCKGLPIAAKTLGGLLRSKEDVSEWERVLKSEIWDFSHKKSKILPALLLSYNYLPSHLKRCFAFCSTFPKDYGFQKNELVLLWMAENLLQQANINKRVEDVGNEYFNELVSRSFFQRTSIGEESWFVMHDLAHDVARFVSRGYCFSFESGNSDGNMMKVRHLAAAPGASLQRYGAISEAIHLRSFLLLSQYSYPSLPNQTVNNVILKLRCLRILSLSCCRNLEQLSDSIGELKHLRFLDLSGTSIKRLPNSVSRLYNLQTLKLSGCAKLIELPEDMYHLINLRHLDITYCRNLKEMPRQIGDLKSLQTLSTFIVGEDNGAKIEELRGLSDLHGELHLQNLQNVASATDASEARLMDLKYLQGVSLFWKVNAIHDTAQRAHANDMIHHGEVLEKLLPHTNLERLSIYGYGGTSFPYWLGNHSFCNIVSIKLKNCSCCNSLPPLGQLPSLKTLEIEGLSGVVTVGAEFKGNIGGSSITKPFASLEFLSFRGMSAWEEWSSIGVEDGEVFPKLKKLHINECKKLRYVDWPDSLPCLTELEIEGHIDVIEIYLGHINEVALESSLPRTPALHKLRLGMCEKLRLEELPQTVKSIHIGGNNGVESLIEAFNKGQTSFLKKMYIRNCPLAITLVPEFLPATLTELEIIDCKKLEFPMQCSLKNSSIRRVEIGRSCDSLRFFPLDFAPNLIRLSIWNCENLESLGVSSDGDGMLTSLSFFIHYYLNI, from the coding sequence atggaggAGATTCTTGGAAGgtttaaagtttttgaaaaaagcaTAAATATCCTTGGTCTCATTAATAAGAGTGTTGACGAGAAACCATCACCAAGACAACCGACCACATCATTGATTGAAGAATCTGAGGTCTTTGGTAGAGATGGGGATAAGGAGGCCATAGTCAATTTGTTGCTTGCAGATGATCATGAGGGTAGGAATAAGGTGTCTGTGATTCCAATAATAGGCATGGGTGGCATTGGCAAAACCACCCTTGCTCAATTAGCATACAATGATCACGCAGTTGAGAAGCACTTTAACCTCAAATCATGGGTTTGTGTTTCTGAGGAGTTTGATATTATTAAGGTAACAAAAACGGTCCTCTGTGCAGTAACCAAGTCTAATTCTCATTCTTATGATGACACAAACCTAGATTTGCTTCAAAACAAGTTGAAAGAGGAGCTAACGAGGAAAAAATTCTTAATTGTTTTAGATGATGTGTGGAACGAGGATTATAATGATTGGCAGAAAATGAGAACACCTTTTCAATTTGGGGCTCATGGAAGTAAGATCATTGTAACAGCACGCAATAAAGAAGTTGCAGACATCATGGGCACTACTCCAACTCATTTTCAGCTTGAGCAGTTGAAAGAGGAAGATTGCTGGCAAATATTTCAAAAGCATGCATTTGACAAAATTAGAGATTCTAGTGTAAGTCAAGTCCTAGAGAAAATTGGTAGAGGAATTGTCAAGAAATGCAAGGGCTTGCCTATAGCTGCAAAAACACTTGGAGGTCTCTTGCGTTCTAAAGAAGATGTTAGCGAATGGGAAAGAGTATTAAAGAGTGAGATTTGGGATTTCTCACATAAAAAGAGCAAAATTCTACCAGCTTTGTTGCTAAGTTACAACTACCTTCCGTCACATTTAAAGCGATGCTTTGCTTTTTGTTCAACATTCCCGAAGGACTATGGATTCCAGAAGAATGAACTCGTTTTATTGTGGATGGCAGAAAATCTTTTGCAGCAagcaaacataaataaaagagtGGAAGATGTAGggaatgaatattttaatgagTTAGTGTCTAGGTCATTTTTTCAAAGAACAAGTATTGGAGAAGAATCTTGGTTTGTCATGCATGATCTTGCTCATGATGTGGCCAGATTTGTATCAAGGGGatattgtttttcatttgaaagtggCAACTCAGATGGAAATATGATGAAAGTACGTCATCTAGCTGCTGCACCAGGTGCTTCCTTACAAAGATATGGTGCTATTTCTGAAGCAATTCATTTGCGGTCCTTTTTACTGTTGTCTCAATATTCATACCCAAGCTTACCTAATCAAACGGTGAATAATGTAATTTTGAAGTTGAGGTGTTTGAGAATATTGTCGTTGTCTTGTTGTCGAAATTTGGAGCAATTAAGTGATTCAATTGGTGAGCTTAAGCATCTTCGTTTCCTTGACCTCTCTGGGACTTCAATCAAAAGATTGCCAAACTCTGTGAGTAGGTTGTACAATTTACAAACATTAAAGTTATCAGGGTGCGCTAAACTCATTGAGTTGCCTGAAGATATGTACCATCTCATCAACTTACGACACCTTGACATCACTTACTGTCGTAATTTAAAAGAGATGCCGAGACAAATAGGTGATTTAAAAAGCCTACAAACATTGAGTACTTTCATCGTGGGAGAAGATAATGGGGCGAAAATAGAAGAGTTGAGGGGGCTTTCAGATCTGCATGGAGAACTTCATCTTCAGAATTTACAGAATGTTGCAAGTGCCACGGATGCATCGGAAGCCAGGCTGATGGACCTGAAATATCTTCAAGGGGTGAGTTTGTTTTGGAAAGTCAATGCAATTCATGATACAGCACAGAGAGCCCATGCAAACGATATGATACATCACGGAGAAGTACTTGAAAAGCTATTGCCTCACACGAACTTGGAAAGGCTTTCCATTTATGGATATGGAGGTACTTCATTTCCCTATTGGTTAGGGAATCATTCATTCTGTAACATAGTTtctataaaacttaaaaattgtagCTGTTGCAATAGTTTGCCACCGCTAGGACAGCTACCCTCCCTCAAAACTCTGGAAATTGAGGGACTGAGTGGAGTGGTGACTGTTGGTGCTGAGTTTAAAGGGAATATTGGTGGTTCTTCCATAACAAAGCCATTTGCATCACTCGAATTCTTAAGTTTCAGAGGCATGTCGGCGTGGGAAGAGTGGTCTTCAATTGGAGTTGAAGATGGTGAGGTTTTTCCTAAGCTCAAAAAACTCCATATAAATGAATGTAAAAAGCTACGTTATGTTGATTGGCCAGACAGCCTTCCATGTTTAACAGAGCTTGAAATTGAAGGTCATATAGATGTAATCGAAATTTATCTTGGTCATATAAATGAGGTGGCTCTTGAATCGTCACTCCCAAGGACTCCGGCTCTTCATAAATTGAGGTTAGGCATGTGTGAAAAACTACGACTAGAGGAACTGCCACAGACAGTGAAATCAATTCATATCGGAGGAAATAATGGTGTAGAGTCATTAATTGAGGCATTTAACAAAGGCCAAACCTCTTTTCTTAAGAAAATGTATATTCGAAATTGTCCTTTAGCAATTACACTCGTTCCTGAATTCCTGCCCGCTACCTTGACAGAACTAGAAATCATTGATTGTAAGAAATTAGAATTCCCAATGCAATGCTCACTCAAGAACTCATCCATTCGAAGAGTTGAAATCGGGCGTTCTTGTGATTCACTTAGATTCTTCCCTCTAGATTTCGCTCCCAACCTCATCAGACTCAGCATTTGGAATTGTGAAAATCTCGAATCTCTAGGAGTCTCCTCAGATGGGGATGGGATGCTAACATCTCTATCATTCTTTATACactattatttgaatatataa